TACATACCATGCAGACAAGGCAAGTACAACAACCTGGGGAAGTCTGGAGCTTACAGGATGTCTCCAGGATATCACGCTAAAAGACAGGATGCCTCTCAGAACAAACTGTACGGAGGCCTCCACAGCCCAGAGGCGGAGAGCTTCTGTGAGGACGGCATGAAGGCAGACAACAACTACATGGGCGGCCATCTTGACTGTTACAATGGCATGGTGTTGCCTGAGACAACCATCAAGACAGAGCAGGACTCTGACTCTGAGAACGGTTGCAACATCTACAGCATGCCCCACAACCTAGCCTGGGTGGGGAATGAGAAGCGCTACAGCATGGCCTACTCAGAAGAACCCCAGGTGAAGTCGGAGGCTGACTACTATGACCAATACACCACCTGCCAAAGGAACAAGTCCAACATGAGCCCAACGCTCAACGGATACCACAAATACTTATACCCAGTGGGGAGCAGGGCTCAGAAGGATCATAGGATACCTCACTCAGACCCTCTGTGTAGCAGTCAGGGAGCAAACTGTATGGTCAGCAATGTGTATGGGAATGGTACTGTGGAGCATAAAGGCTACATACAGCAAGACAACAAACTGAACTACGAGTTCAGGAATCATCTGGTCCACTCTATAAAGAGGGAACCCATGGACTCACCTCCTTGGTCTGACAATGGACATGACATTAGCCAAATACCCCTGCAGAGAAATATGATTCACAACTGTGCATTGAATGATATTGTACACAAACCAAACCCATATATCTACATGCAATGAGGTCAATGGAAAATCTCATAAACCATCTGGGCACCAACTTGCTTCTTTATTGTATTGATGCATAATATGGCAGGGTGGGTAGTTATTTAATCTCAGGTAATCAGCAGTGTTACAAAGCAAAAATATATGGAAGCAAGGAGAGGTGTTTTAATAAGGACTTTGTACATAAGACACTCAAGATAAATATAACTTTTTTCAGAtttacaggaccagtcaaaagtttggacacctactaattccatgttttttctttattttttacattgtagaataatagtgaggacatcaaaactatgaaagaacacatatggaatcatgtagtaaccaaaaaaatgttaaacaaattaaatagatttttgattttatattcttcaaagtagccacctttaccttgatgacagctttgcacactcttggcattatttcaaccagcttcatgaggtagtcacctggattgcatttcaattaacaggtgttgcttgttaaaagtgaattaaATGAATTATTCTTTGATAGGTTGAATTAATGTATTATTTTAACAGTGAGTTTGTCATTTTTGTTTTAAAGACAGTGTTATAAATTGAGATTTAACAAAGTCACTTAACAGCTATTTACACACATTAATGTCTAAGGCGGTATCTGAACATAATAATGTCCAAATGTATTGCACAGCAATACTGTTAATTTATGTTTGTGGTCCATTGTTATATTTGTACATTTTTGTAAAATTGTAGTACATTCAAAAGAAATGTTAGGAACTGTAGTTCTGTTTTATGAAGCCAATGTTTTATTATATTTTGAAAAGATTGAAAAAAATACAGTATGTGAAATTATGACATGTTCCCTTACATATTCCATAGCTGCATAATTTCTACAGCATTCTATTATgctgtttttaaaataaaatctgtAAATTAATTTCTTTCTATCAAAGCTATTCTACAAATTGTAATACTTTAATTGCAGACTTGTTTCTAAACAACTTTTGGTAACACTTTTTATTTGTGTATTTTTTATTACTGGTCTGAAAATTGACCAGCCCTTCTGGCATTTGCCCAGTCCAACCCGACATGAGTGAAACAATAAAAGATTTGTAGTAATACAGTGTAACAATGAATCAATACAACAGCCTGCTTGTTGCACTGAATGCTACATTTTTCAGGAAGGATTACAGTCATACAAGTTTCGGATATCAATTAAATTCAATAGGCATCTAACATAGAATATTACACTATTTAGCACATTAATATCATAAAACGGATAATACTCTTATCAGTGTTAGAATAAACGAAATAGTATCTGTTTTATAATTTCActgtccccccaaaaaaaaaaattgtatgttTAGATGCCTATTGAATTTAATTGATGCTGGATGCCGGTCTAGAAAGCAATGCTATTTATTATGAGAATGTGTCTGCATTTAGTGCTTAGTACAGTTGGGGAAATAAAAACAATTGTATGCGCCTACACATAGTAGCTACTGACTTGTAGAAAAAGCAAAGGGATCATAAAATGAAGTATTGAGAAATTGCGTAGTCTGCCAAAAATTGCACCCAGATGATCCTCTCGAGGGCGCTGCAGTCAGCTGGGCGGCGCTCGGGAACTGTCAACCAGGAAAAGCAGTTGATAGTGTTGGAATTAATATCATATTAATCGAACGACTTCGTACTTATTCAAACCGATTATTGGAGTTGGTAAGATATTGTGTTTTATGTTTATCCCGTGTTTTGTACACGGGATAGCGTTGTGTTTATCTAATGGCCCGTGTGTGTCCTTCCTCTCGTCGACCTCGGTAACGTTAGTTAGCAAGCTAACTTAGTTgtcttgctaacgttagctagtttggCTGCTAGATGGCAACCCTACCATGATTGCAAATGGGCTGCTGCTTGCTAGGTAGTAAATAGTTACTGTACGCCAGTAAAATGCATTTTATGAGACAGTTGTCTTCGCTTCCAGCTtgtagtagctagctaacgttttgCTGACATTTTATAGCAATATTAAGTAGCATTAGCCAAGGCTGCTAGCGTTAGCAAGCAGGCTAGCTAACTGTTggtctagctaacgttaccctGCTATGCAATGAGCaccctctccacacactgttAGTACCAACGGATTAATAACGTCGTCGACCTATCAACAGGGCGTTTCAGCATTTTGGTCGTAATCACAACTTGTAAAATTCAGTTTCGTGAACATCTTGATCTTTGATAGACACAACTTGCCGTCGTTGTCATGGAGGAGACGAACAGGGAGGCGGTTGCTACGGCCGTGCAGAGAGTGGCAGGGATGCTGCAGCGCTCAGACCAGTTGGACAAAGTGGAGCAGTATCGCCGGCGAGAGGCCCGCAAGAAAGCTTCAGTAGAAGCCCGACTGAAGGTAGAAAATGATGACTCTAAGGAGACAATACATTCTGTACTGCCCTATTATTCATAAAGCCCTAACTATTGTCTGAATGAGAGCTGTATATTTATTGTAAGTACATGGCTCTGGCCTGAAGCACCTTACATTGTCTGTATCACTCTCCCCAGGCTGCCATCCAGTCCCAGTTGGATGGGGTCCGCACAGGTCTCAGTCAGCTCCACAATGCCCTTGGGGATGTAAAGGACATCCAGAACTCCCTGGCAGACGTTAGTAAGGACTGGAGGCAGAGTATCAACACTATTGAAAACCTCAAAGATGTAAAAGACGCCGTGGTCCAACACAGTCAGCTTGCCTCAGCCGTCGAGAACTTAAAGAATATCTTTTCAGGTACGCTACACAACTACATACCTCAGAGATACCACTTAATTAGAAACTGTTATTGTTGTGTCGCTGTGCATTTGTGTAATTACTGACTGTATTGTTACAATATATTATTAATGTATATCATCACCTTCCTGTGCAGTGCCTGAGATAGTGGCAGACACCCAGGTTCTGATTGAGCAGGCCGAGCTGCTAGAGGCCCACCGTAAACTCATGGATCTGGAGTGTTCGCGGGACGACCTCATGTACGAGCAGTACCGAATGGACAGCAAAAACACTCACGACATGAACCTGATCCGCAACTACTTTGGCGAGGTGCAGGGCCTATCTGACGATCTGGCCAAGCAGCTGTGGATGGTGCTGCAGCGCGCCATGGGCACGGTGCGCCGCGACCCCACCATGCTGGTCTCAGTGGTGCGCATCATTGAGCGTGAGGAGAAGATCGACCGGCGCATGCTGGACCGCAAGAAGCAGACAGGCTTTATCCCCCCGGGCCGGCCCAAGAGCTGGAAAGAGAAGATGTTTGAAGTGCTGGAAGGCACAGTCACCACACGCATCGAGGGCAGCCAGTCGGTGACGCGCGAGGCAGACAAGATGTGGATGGTGAGGCTGCTAGAGATCACCAGGAAGTACGTACTGGACGACCTGATTGTGGTGAAGAACCTGATGGTGCAGTGCTTcccaccacactacaacacctttGACAGATTCTTTAAGCTCTACCACAACGCCGTGTCCATGCGGGTGCAGGAGCTGGCTGCAGAAGACCTGGAGGCCAATGAAATTGTGTCCCTCCTCACCTGGGTCCTCAACACATACAAAAGGTATCCTGTCTTGGCCCGTATTCACTACATTTCAAAGTGGGAGTGCTGATacaggatcagtttagccttttagataatagtgaataagattatatggacagggggagcctgatcctagatcagtacgcTTTTTTTCTGTGACTGCTGTCGCATCAGTGATAACTGGGCAACAGTCCAATCATAGCTGAGTGCAATATGCAGGAGTTGTAGTACATTAGCTCTGTGCTGCTGCAACCAGTTTAGGCTGCTGAATATCTTTATAGACCTTGTTGTCATAGTTATACCGTTCATTCCATTGTAGGAATATCTTGTTTGAATTTACAATGTGAAGAGTTGAacactaaggagagagaggaggaggttttCCCATTGTAAAAATGTTGGCCTGCACCATTTTAACCTCTCTCCTCATGTGTCTGTGGAGAGGTAACTTCTCTCGTGTGTGTGGAGAGGAAACTTATTTCACTCTCTGTCAAAATCATTAAAATGATATAGAGGGATATAGTCACGGAAATACTGTTGTACTCTCCTTATATGGGAAGGACTTGTAAGTGCTGCAAAGAGCAATTAACTCAATATTTAAAGCTAAAGTCCCCATGCACGCGAGGTAGGGCATGGCATGTGATTTAAGCAAAACTGGTGTGGATAATCCAATGAATGCACATCGCATGCAACAACAGAATTGAACAGAGAAAGATTAATGAACAGCTTGGGGATGTAATGTATGCACATTCAAAACACAAAGAACTAGCCTTATATCCAATTATGACTTGAGCATCAGCCTGACTGATGCTGTTTAATTATAGATATTCACTCTGATTTTCTGtgaatttgtgtgtgtttctgagtacgtgtgtttgtgtgactgctTGTGAGTAGCCTATATTTCTGGGTATCTGTGTATATCATTTATATTCAGGAATTGCCATATGTCAGGGATtgtcaactagattcagccgcgggccaaTTTTTATATTTTTCTGGATGGTCGGGGGGACGGAACATAATTACAAGacatttgtagactgcaatttgtccgcaagaagcccaaacagatataatgtttgaTTAAAACATAGTAATTtgaaaccttgcttacatttgtatacaatcacgtcTCTATTATGCGTGCGAATACTCGGGAACAGATgtcttaaattaaaatcacttggagctgatttcttggtgtttttacagtcttaaaATGTCAGACAATAAAAATTCCACATTGTTTTGCTCAAAAAACTTGGGGGGGCAAATAAAACCGCCAGTTAGGGAACCCTGCCGTATGTGCACGAGCATGTcatggtgtgtctgtctgtagctgtctgttaCGTTAAAAGACATGCAACATATGAATTTCCAcaaacagtatagtacagtcagggTTCTCTTGCAATATTCCCACACCCCACTGTGTTTGTTCCAGTGAGGAGATGATGGGTCACCCAGAGCTGCTGACAGAGTATGACATCAACCTGATGGATCCCCTGCTGCCTCAGGAGGTGGTGGATGAGCTGCTCAGCAAATACCTGCAGACCTTCACTGTAAGTCCAGACAACACACTATGATTACAGTGACATACTCTACGACAGCTCTTGTCAGATATACAACCCAGTCTCCGCGTCTGTAAACCTGGATTTGCCATTCGAAGTCTTTACAAGGGAATCCGCCTTTAATGAAATGTTTCATGAATTGTTAAAGACAAAGTTAACAGGGCTCTGGCTgaccctctctcacccttcaaCAGTCCAACATCACTGGCTGGCTGCGCAAGGCTCTGGAGACAGACAAGAAGGACTGGTTTAAAGAGACAGAACCAGAGGCGGATCAAGACGGGTACTACCAGACCACCCTCCCTGCCATCGTCTTCCAGGTATAACCAGTATCCACCTCTCTGGGACATCACCCTGAGTCCAGTTGTGGGTTAGAGATTAAGTGGACTAGTTGCTACTATAGTAAGGTACCAGACAATGTGTATATAACAACATTGGGATCTTAGAATTGGCTAAATACTACAGTGAGTCACTAGTGTGTACTTTAAGTCtattggaggggggggggggtcataatCTGACGTGTTTGTTCTTCTGTCCTCATCAGATGTTTGAGCAGAATCTCCAAGTGGCAGCCCAGATCAATGAGACATTCAAAGAGCAGGTCCTGAAGCTCTGTTTAAAACAGATGAATTCATTTCTCGTCAGGTAACAAGGGTTTCATAATGTTGTGTTAGTAATTGTGTAGTGTTTAGTTGTTTACATTGATGGCAGTAAAGGTGCATTACAAAGCATTCCATCCCTGATATACTGTATTTGACATCTAcaattgttttgtatttctgttcaggTACAGGGAAGAGGCGATTGCCTACAAGGAGGACCACTTGAGAGACCGGCAGCTCCCTCAGTGCTACGTCCAATACATGATCGCCATTATAAACAACTGTCATACATTCAAGTGAGTCCCGTTGACATTTCTCTGTAAATATTTCAGTCTCTAACCTAATGTGGctaatgtgtacctaaccataccTCTGCCCCTAGGGAGTCTATTAACAGTCTAAAGAAGAAATACTTTAAATCTACGGAGCCCACCCAGAATGACGCTGCCATAGAGAAGACCCTGAACGACGTGGCCAAAGATGGCTGCCAGTTTCTATTGGATGAAGTCTTCCTAGATTTGGAGGTCAGAACTTAGTCTAATATTTATAGACTGTCAGAATGTTTGCCATGAATCCGGTTATGTTGAATGTAGATTCTGTGGTAACATTCCATGGTTTTGATTTCTACAGCATCATCTCAATGAGTTGCTGACCAGGAAGTGGTTGACTGGGACCCATGCAGTGGACACGATCTGTGTGACAGTC
This DNA window, taken from Oncorhynchus tshawytscha isolate Ot180627B linkage group LG10, Otsh_v2.0, whole genome shotgun sequence, encodes the following:
- the LOC112260521 gene encoding exocyst complex component 3; the protein is MEETNREAVATAVQRVAGMLQRSDQLDKVEQYRRREARKKASVEARLKAAIQSQLDGVRTGLSQLHNALGDVKDIQNSLADVSKDWRQSINTIENLKDVKDAVVQHSQLASAVENLKNIFSVPEIVADTQVLIEQAELLEAHRKLMDLECSRDDLMYEQYRMDSKNTHDMNLIRNYFGEVQGLSDDLAKQLWMVLQRAMGTVRRDPTMLVSVVRIIEREEKIDRRMLDRKKQTGFIPPGRPKSWKEKMFEVLEGTVTTRIEGSQSVTREADKMWMVRLLEITRKYVLDDLIVVKNLMVQCFPPHYNTFDRFFKLYHNAVSMRVQELAAEDLEANEIVSLLTWVLNTYKSEEMMGHPELLTEYDINLMDPLLPQEVVDELLSKYLQTFTSNITGWLRKALETDKKDWFKETEPEADQDGYYQTTLPAIVFQMFEQNLQVAAQINETFKEQVLKLCLKQMNSFLVRYREEAIAYKEDHLRDRQLPQCYVQYMIAIINNCHTFKESINSLKKKYFKSTEPTQNDAAIEKTLNDVAKDGCQFLLDEVFLDLEHHLNELLTRKWLTGTHAVDTICVTVEDYFNDFAKIKKPFNTEMTSEAHRRVVVEYIKAVMQKRITFKNADERREGADRMIKEAEQFKFLFRKLTAGEETDRLCDAIAAIAEVFKLTDPTLLYLEVSTLVSKYPDIREEHIVALLAMRGDASRDMKQMIMETLNQNKPTYSGITQPIFKDITVPTVTMTSMSSSMAATANKLLK